The proteins below come from a single Azospirillum thiophilum genomic window:
- a CDS encoding cold-shock protein: MTNGTVKWFNTTKGYGFIAPEAGSKDVFVHITAVQRSGLHALSEGQRVQFEVARGTNGKDSAVNISVVE; the protein is encoded by the coding sequence ATGACCAACGGTACCGTCAAATGGTTCAACACGACCAAGGGATACGGCTTCATCGCGCCGGAAGCCGGTTCGAAGGACGTGTTCGTGCATATCACCGCGGTGCAGCGATCCGGCCTGCATGCCCTGTCGGAAGGCCAGCGGGTCCAGTTCGAGGTCGCCCGCGGCACCAACGGCAAGGATTCGGCGGTGAACATCAGCGTCGTCGAGTGA
- a CDS encoding sigma-54-dependent transcriptional regulator, which produces MPPGSIPVLLIEDTPSLARVYAEYLKKESHTVIAVETGAEALVQLNDGAPKVVLLDLQLPDMNGMEVLKRIDAQALPCAVIVITAHGSVKAAVEAMRYGAYDFLVKPFSADRLVVTVRNAMERLRLAQLVDTFEKDLNRARYHGFIGSSLAMQAVYRIVDSAASSRATVFITGESGTGKEVCAEAIHRQSQRAARPFIAINCGAIPKDLMESEIFGHVKGSFTGAVSDREGAAARADGGTLFLDEICELAPDLQTKLLRFIQTGTFTPVGGSKLEKVDLRIVCATNRDPLREVEEGRFREDLYYRLHVIPIHLPPLREREDDVLEIARHYLAEFAQEEKKGFNRFSPEAEQALRHYHWPGNVRQLQNVVRIVAVLQDGDTVTAEMLPSPLGTPPHAASASPPASPPAAAAPVPRPHVPPSPDSIKPLWEVEKDAIEDAIAACDGNIPRAAALLQISASTIYRKRLAWQAEGKL; this is translated from the coding sequence ATGCCGCCCGGTTCCATTCCCGTCCTGCTGATCGAAGACACCCCGTCCCTGGCCCGTGTCTACGCGGAATACCTGAAAAAGGAATCCCACACCGTCATCGCCGTCGAAACGGGGGCGGAGGCGTTGGTGCAGTTGAACGACGGCGCGCCGAAGGTGGTGCTGCTCGATCTCCAGCTGCCGGACATGAACGGGATGGAAGTGCTGAAACGCATCGACGCCCAGGCCCTGCCCTGCGCCGTCATCGTCATCACCGCGCATGGGTCGGTGAAGGCGGCGGTGGAGGCGATGCGCTACGGCGCCTATGATTTCCTGGTCAAGCCCTTCTCCGCCGACCGGCTGGTGGTGACCGTCCGCAACGCCATGGAGCGGCTGCGGCTGGCCCAACTGGTCGACACCTTCGAGAAGGATCTGAACCGCGCCCGCTACCACGGGTTCATCGGCTCGTCGCTGGCGATGCAGGCGGTCTACCGCATCGTCGACAGCGCCGCATCGTCGCGCGCCACCGTCTTCATCACCGGCGAGTCCGGCACCGGCAAGGAGGTCTGCGCCGAGGCGATCCACCGCCAGAGCCAGCGGGCGGCCCGCCCCTTCATCGCCATCAACTGCGGCGCCATCCCGAAGGATCTCATGGAAAGCGAGATCTTCGGCCATGTGAAGGGCAGCTTCACCGGGGCGGTGTCCGATCGCGAAGGGGCCGCGGCGCGGGCCGACGGCGGCACCCTGTTCCTGGATGAGATCTGCGAGCTGGCGCCCGACCTGCAGACCAAGTTGCTGCGCTTCATCCAGACCGGCACCTTCACTCCCGTCGGCGGATCCAAGCTGGAGAAGGTCGACCTGCGCATCGTCTGCGCCACCAACCGAGATCCCCTGCGCGAGGTGGAGGAGGGGCGGTTCCGCGAGGATCTCTATTACCGCCTGCACGTCATCCCAATCCATCTGCCCCCGCTGCGCGAGCGCGAGGACGACGTGCTGGAGATCGCCCGTCACTATCTGGCCGAATTCGCGCAGGAGGAGAAGAAGGGATTCAACCGCTTCTCCCCGGAGGCGGAGCAGGCGCTGCGCCACTATCATTGGCCGGGCAATGTCCGGCAGTTGCAGAACGTGGTGCGCATCGTCGCGGTGCTGCAGGATGGCGACACGGTGACGGCGGAGATGCTGCCGTCACCGCTCGGCACGCCGCCGCACGCCGCATCGGCATCCCCGCCTGCGTCGCCGCCGGCCGCTGCGGCACCCGTTCCGCGTCCGCATGTGCCGCCCTCGCCGGACTCGATCAAGCCGCTGTGGGAGGTCGAGAAGGACGCCATCGAGGACGCCATCGCCGCCTGCGACGGCAACATCCCCCGCGCCGCGGCGCTGCTGCAGATCAGCGCCTCGACGATCTACCGCAAGCGCCTCGCCTGGCAGGCGGAAGGCAAGCTCTAA